The Oryctolagus cuniculus chromosome 5, mOryCun1.1, whole genome shotgun sequence genome includes a region encoding these proteins:
- the PRSS35 gene encoding inactive serine protease 35: protein MENMLFWLIFFTPGWTLIAGSAMEQDFTWHLRKIPQLVRERTFRLSSPAFEADAKMMVSAVCGIECQKELPAPSLSELEESLSYETVFENGTRTLTRVKVQGELLEPTDNVSATGASVRKKRQVYGTDSRFSILDKRFLTNFPFSTAVKLSTGCSGILVSPKHVLTAAHCVHDGREYIKGSKKLRVGLLKMRNKRRNKKRRDSKRSRREANGGEQQESTKENLQERAQGSRRRKGSGRGQRVADGRPSFQWTRVKNTHIPKGWARGQSGDVTLDFDYALLELKRAHKKKYMELGISPAIKKLPGGMIHFSGFDNDRADQLVYRFCSVADESNDLLYQYCDAESGSTGSGVYLRLKEPDKKNWKRKIIAVYSGHQWVDVHGVQKDYNVAVRITPLKYAQICLWIHGNDANCAYG, encoded by the coding sequence atggaaaatatgcTCTTTTGGTTGATATTTTTCACCCCCGGGTGGACCCTCATTGCTGGATCTGCAATGGAACAGGATTTTACGTGGCACTTGAGGAAAATACCGCAGCTTGTCAGGGAAAGGACTTTCCGTCTCAGCAGCCCTGCGTTTGAGGCAGATGCTAAGATGATGGTAAGTGCAGTGTGTGGCATCGAATGCCAGAAAGAACTGCCAGCTCCCAGCCTGTCTGAGTTGGAGGAGTCTCTTTCATATGAGACCGTGTTTGAGAATGGCACCCGAACCTTAACCAGGGTGAAAGTCCAAGGTGAGCTCCTGGAACCCACGGACAATGTCAGCGCCACAGGAGCTTCAGTGCGGAAGAAGAGACAGGTGTACGGCACAGACAGTAGGTTCAGCATCTTGGACAAAAGGTTCTTAACCAATTTCCCCTTCAGCACGGCCGTGAAGCTCTCCACGGGCTGTAGTGGCATCCTTGTTTCCCCTAAGCACGTCCTAACTGCTGCCCACTGCGTCCACGATGGGAGGGAGTATATCAAAGGAAGTAAAAAGTTAAGAGTAGGTTTGCTGAAGATGAGAAATAAACGCAGGAACAAGAAACGCAGGGATTCTAAGAGGAGCCGAAGAGAAGCTAATGGCGGTGAGCAACAAGAAAGCACCAAAGAGAATCTGCAGGAGAGAGCCCAGGGAAGCAGGAGAAGGAAGGGATCTGGCCGGGGTCAGAGAGTGGCTGACGGGCGACCCTCCTTCCAGTGGACCCGTGTCAAGAATACCCACATTCCAAAAGGCTGGGCGAGAGGCCAGAGTGGGGACGTGACCCTGGACTTTGATTATGCTCTTCTGGAGCTGAAGCGGGCTCACAAGAAGAAATACATGGAACTAGGAATCAGTCCAGCCATCAAGAAGCTGCCTGGGGGAATGATCCACTTCTCCGGGTTTGATAATGACAGGGCTGATCAGCTGGTCTACCGGTTCTGCAGCGTGGCTGACGAATCCAACGATCTCCTCTATCAGTACTGCGATGCTGAGTCAGGCTCCACGGGCTCTGGGGTCTATCTGCGTCTGAAAGAGCCAGACAAAAAGAATTGGAAGCGCAAGATCATCGCCGTCTATTCAGGCCACCAGTGGGTGGATGTTCACGGTGTTCAGAAAGACTACAATGTCGCTGTACGCATCACCCCCCTCAAGTATGCCCAGATCTGCCTCTGGATTCATGGAAATGATGCCAACTGTGCTTACGGCTAA